In the Deinococcus planocerae genome, CGCGTGCATCACGAAGTCCACGTTCACGACCGGGCCGTCCGTCCGCCCCGTCTCCGGGTTGCGGTGTCTCAGCTCGTTGTTGAAGCTGGGGCTGCCGCATTCCATCTGGAGGCCGCGAATGCTCATATACGCACGGTTGTCCACCAGCACGACCGTCAGGTTCAGGTTCTCCGCGACCGCCGTGACGATCTCGGAGTTCATCATCAGGTACGAACCGTCCCCGATCATCACGACGACGCGGCGATCCGGCTGGGCCAGGGCGACGCCGATCCCGGCGGGAATCTCGTAGCCCATGCAGGAAAAGCCGTACTCGACGTGGTAGGACTTGGAATCCGTGGGCCGCCACAGGCGCAGCAGATCGCCCGGCATACTCCCGGCGGCGCAGATGACGGTCGTGTTCTCGCCCGTGACGCTGTTCACCGTGCCGATCACGGCGCCCTGGGAGGGAGGCGTGCTGCCCGTGTCGGCGCGCTGGGCGTCCACGAGGCCGTGCCATTCGGTGATGAGATCGCTGGCAGCGGTGCGGGTGGCCGAGGCCGTCCCCGCCCAACCTTCCAGCGCGGCCTGAAGCGCGTTCAGCCCCTCCCGCGCATCTGCAACGAGGCTCAGCGCCCCCAGCTTCGCCGCGTCCATCGGGACCACGTTCAGGCCGATAAACTGCACGTCCGGATTCTGGAAGGCCGTCTTGCTGGCGGTCACGAAATCGCCCAGCCGCGTCCCAATCGCCAGCACCACGTCCGCCTCGCGCGCCAGGCGGTTCGCCGCGCTGCCGCCGATGGAGCCGACGGGCCCGGCGTTCTGCGGGTGGTCCCACACCAGAGAGCCCTTGCCCGCCTGCGACTCGACGACGGGGATGCCGAACGTTTCGACGAACTGCGCGAGTTGACGCTCCGCCCCGCTGTAGATCACGCCACCGCCTGCCACGATGAGGGGACGCTTGGCCTTCCGCAGGAGTTCGGCAGCCTGCCGCACCACCTCCAGTTCGGGCGGAGGGCGGCGCACCCGCCACACCCGTTCGGCGAAGAAGCTCTCGGGCCACTCGAAAGCCTCGGCCTGCACGTCCTGGGGCAGGGAGACGACCACCGCGCCCGTCTCGGCGGGGTCGGTGAGCACCCGCATCGCCTCCGGCAGGGCGGAGAGAAGCTGCTCGGGCCGCGAAATCCGGGTGTAGAAGCGGCTGACCGGGCGGAAGCAGTCGTTCACGCTCAGGTCGTGCTCCAGCGGGTGTTCGAGCTGCTGCAAGACCGGATCGGGAATGCGGTTGGCGAAGAGGTCGCTGGGCAGGAGCAGCACGGGCAGGCGGTTGACCGTCGCCAGGGCCGCCCCCGTGAGCATGTTCATGCTGCCGGGGCCGATGCTCGCGGTGCAGGCGAAGGTCTGGAGGCGGTTTTTGTGGCGGGCGTAGGCGGCGGCCACATGGACCATCCCCTGCTCGTTCTGCGGGCGGTAGGTGGGAAGGCCGAGTTCATCCCCGTACTCTTCGAGCGCCTGACCCAGCCCGGCGACGTTGCCGTGTCCGAAGATGCCCCAGACACCGGGGATGAGACGTTGCCGCACTCCATCCCGCTCGCTGTGCTGCGCGGCGAGGAATCGCAGGGCGGCTTGCGCGACCGTCAGACGAACCGT is a window encoding:
- the iolD gene encoding 3D-(3,5/4)-trihydroxycyclohexane-1,2-dione acylhydrolase (decyclizing), which gives rise to MNTVRLTVAQAALRFLAAQHSERDGVRQRLIPGVWGIFGHGNVAGLGQALEEYGDELGLPTYRPQNEQGMVHVAAAYARHKNRLQTFACTASIGPGSMNMLTGAALATVNRLPVLLLPSDLFANRIPDPVLQQLEHPLEHDLSVNDCFRPVSRFYTRISRPEQLLSALPEAMRVLTDPAETGAVVVSLPQDVQAEAFEWPESFFAERVWRVRRPPPELEVVRQAAELLRKAKRPLIVAGGGVIYSGAERQLAQFVETFGIPVVESQAGKGSLVWDHPQNAGPVGSIGGSAANRLAREADVVLAIGTRLGDFVTASKTAFQNPDVQFIGLNVVPMDAAKLGALSLVADAREGLNALQAALEGWAGTASATRTAASDLITEWHGLVDAQRADTGSTPPSQGAVIGTVNSVTGENTTVICAAGSMPGDLLRLWRPTDSKSYHVEYGFSCMGYEIPAGIGVALAQPDRRVVVMIGDGSYLMMNSEIVTAVAENLNLTVVLVDNRAYMSIRGLQMECGSPSFNNELRHRNPETGRTDGPVVNVDFVMHARGMGAQAVRAETLADLETALKNAGQQGGVQVIVVPVNLRERVPGFDSWWDVPIAQVSEQEQVQQTRKHYEEKVGAQRAYFAPTRSKQEV